The following proteins are co-located in the Pan troglodytes isolate AG18354 chromosome 5, NHGRI_mPanTro3-v2.0_pri, whole genome shotgun sequence genome:
- the TAF8 gene encoding transcription initiation factor TFIID subunit 8 isoform X5, whose translation MADAAATAGAGGSGTRSGSKQSTNPADNYHLARRRTLQVVVSSLLTEAGFESAEKASVETLTEMLQSYISEIGRSAKSYCEHTARTQPTLSDIVVTLVEMGFNVDTLPAYAKRSQRMVITAPPVTNQPVTPKALTAGQNRPHPPHIPSHFPEFPDPHTYIKTPTYREPVSDYQVLREKAASQRRDVERALTRFMAKTGETQSLFKDDVSTFPLIAARPFTIPYLTALLPSELEMQQMEETDSSEQDEQTDTENLALHISMAHTEKSS comes from the exons AGATCGGGAAGTAAACAGTCCACTAACCCTGCCGATAACTATCATCTGGCCCGGAGGAGAACTCTGCAGGTGGTTGTGAGCTCCTTGCTGACAGAGGCAGGGTTTGAGAGTGCCGAGAAAGCATCCGTGGAAACGCTGACAGAGATGCTGCAGAGCT ACATTTCAGAAATTGGGAGAAGTGCCAAGTCTTACTGTGAGCACACAGCCAGGACCCAGCCCACACTGTCAGATATCGTGGTCACACTTGTTGAGATGG GTTTCAATGTGGACACTCTCCCTGCTTATGCAAAACGGTCTCAGAGGATGGTCATCACTGCTC CTCCGGTGACCAATCAGCCAGTGACCCCCAAGGCCCTCACTGCAGGGCAGAACCGACCCCACCCACCGCACATCCCCAGCCATTTTCCTGAGTTCCCTGATCCCCACACCTACATCAAAACTCCG ACGTACCGTGAGCCCGTGTCAGACTACCAGGTCCTGCGGGAGAAGGCTGCATCCCAGAGGCGCGATGTGGAGCGGGCACTTACCCGTTTCATGGCCAAGACAGGCGAGACTCAGAGTCTTTTCAAAGATGACGTCAGCACATTTCCAT TGATTGCTGCCAGACCTTTCACCATCCCCTACCTGACAGCTCTTCTTCCGTCTGAACTGGAGATGCAACAAATGGAAGAGACAGATTCCTCGGAGCAGGATgaacagacagacacagagaacCTTGCTCTTCATATCAGCATG
- the TAF8 gene encoding transcription initiation factor TFIID subunit 8 isoform X2 — protein MADAAATAGAGGSGTRSGSKQSTNPADNYHLARRRTLQVVVSSLLTEAGFESAEKASVETLTEMLQSYISEIGRSAKSYCEHTARTQPTLSDIVVTLVEMGFNVDTLPAYAKRSQRMVITAPPVTNQPVTPKALTAGQNRPHPPHIPSHFPEFPDPHTYIKTPTYREPVSDYQVLREKAASQRRDVERALTRFMAKTGETQSLFKDDVSTFPLIAARPFTIPYLTALLPSELEMQQMEETDSSEQDEQTDTENLALHISMEDSGAEKENTSVLQQNPSLSGSRNGEENIIDNPYLRPVKKPKIRRKNRHGILLCCPGWS, from the exons AGATCGGGAAGTAAACAGTCCACTAACCCTGCCGATAACTATCATCTGGCCCGGAGGAGAACTCTGCAGGTGGTTGTGAGCTCCTTGCTGACAGAGGCAGGGTTTGAGAGTGCCGAGAAAGCATCCGTGGAAACGCTGACAGAGATGCTGCAGAGCT ACATTTCAGAAATTGGGAGAAGTGCCAAGTCTTACTGTGAGCACACAGCCAGGACCCAGCCCACACTGTCAGATATCGTGGTCACACTTGTTGAGATGG GTTTCAATGTGGACACTCTCCCTGCTTATGCAAAACGGTCTCAGAGGATGGTCATCACTGCTC CTCCGGTGACCAATCAGCCAGTGACCCCCAAGGCCCTCACTGCAGGGCAGAACCGACCCCACCCACCGCACATCCCCAGCCATTTTCCTGAGTTCCCTGATCCCCACACCTACATCAAAACTCCG ACGTACCGTGAGCCCGTGTCAGACTACCAGGTCCTGCGGGAGAAGGCTGCATCCCAGAGGCGCGATGTGGAGCGGGCACTTACCCGTTTCATGGCCAAGACAGGCGAGACTCAGAGTCTTTTCAAAGATGACGTCAGCACATTTCCAT TGATTGCTGCCAGACCTTTCACCATCCCCTACCTGACAGCTCTTCTTCCGTCTGAACTGGAGATGCAACAAATGGAAGAGACAGATTCCTCGGAGCAGGATgaacagacagacacagagaacCTTGCTCTTCATATCAGCATG GAGGATTCTGGAGCCGAGAAGGAGAACACCTCTGTCCTGCAGCAGAACCCCTCCTTGTCGGGTAGCCGGAATGGGGAGGAGAACATCATCGATAACCCTTATCTGCGGCCGGTGAAGAAGCCCAAGATCCGCAGGAAGAA tagacatgggattttgctatgttgcccaggctggtcttga
- the TAF8 gene encoding transcription initiation factor TFIID subunit 8 isoform X3 codes for MADAAATAGAGGSGTRSGSKQSTNPADNYHLARRRTLQVVVSSLLTEAGFESAEKASVETLTEMLQSYISEIGRSAKSYCEHTARTQPTLSDIVVTLVEMGFNVDTLPAYAKRSQRMVITAPPVTNQPVTPKALTAGQNRPHPPHIPSHFPEFPDPHTYIKTPTYREPVSDYQVLREKAASQRRDVERALTRFMAKTGETQSLFKDDVSTFPLIAARPFTIPYLTALLPSELEMQQMEETDSSEQDEQTDTENLALHISMEDSGAEKENTSVLQQNPSLSGSRNGEENIIDNPYLRPVKKPKIRRKKSLS; via the exons AGATCGGGAAGTAAACAGTCCACTAACCCTGCCGATAACTATCATCTGGCCCGGAGGAGAACTCTGCAGGTGGTTGTGAGCTCCTTGCTGACAGAGGCAGGGTTTGAGAGTGCCGAGAAAGCATCCGTGGAAACGCTGACAGAGATGCTGCAGAGCT ACATTTCAGAAATTGGGAGAAGTGCCAAGTCTTACTGTGAGCACACAGCCAGGACCCAGCCCACACTGTCAGATATCGTGGTCACACTTGTTGAGATGG GTTTCAATGTGGACACTCTCCCTGCTTATGCAAAACGGTCTCAGAGGATGGTCATCACTGCTC CTCCGGTGACCAATCAGCCAGTGACCCCCAAGGCCCTCACTGCAGGGCAGAACCGACCCCACCCACCGCACATCCCCAGCCATTTTCCTGAGTTCCCTGATCCCCACACCTACATCAAAACTCCG ACGTACCGTGAGCCCGTGTCAGACTACCAGGTCCTGCGGGAGAAGGCTGCATCCCAGAGGCGCGATGTGGAGCGGGCACTTACCCGTTTCATGGCCAAGACAGGCGAGACTCAGAGTCTTTTCAAAGATGACGTCAGCACATTTCCAT TGATTGCTGCCAGACCTTTCACCATCCCCTACCTGACAGCTCTTCTTCCGTCTGAACTGGAGATGCAACAAATGGAAGAGACAGATTCCTCGGAGCAGGATgaacagacagacacagagaacCTTGCTCTTCATATCAGCATG GAGGATTCTGGAGCCGAGAAGGAGAACACCTCTGTCCTGCAGCAGAACCCCTCCTTGTCGGGTAGCCGGAATGGGGAGGAGAACATCATCGATAACCCTTATCTGCGGCCGGTGAAGAAGCCCAAGATCCGCAGGAAGAA GTCCCTCTCCTGA